The stretch of DNA TCaaaatatttaaacatttaataCACATTGCACCACATGACAATCATGTATCAGGGATGATTTCAGCAGGAGGTAGCTATCACTCACAGCCACGTTGTAATCTTCAAGTCCTTGAACTCTTGGTTGTTTATGTACAATTTATCGACCAGTAGACATTCTGCTTCTCTGCTCTGAGACTTGAAAGTGGGGTACAGGGCATGTCTTCTCTCCGCTATTGAATGGGGAAATTGTTCATTAACAGAGAATGGGGTGTTCTTCAGCTCCATGCCCTGTTGTAGCAAGGCAATCTTCACTGAGGGTTGTTCAGCTGATGTCCTCATCCACCAGGGTGACTTCTAACCCTTCCAGTAGATGATCTATGCTGCGGCAGGCAAGTAGAGTGGTGTGTCAGACGAAGAGCGAAACGGGCTGGTCTAGTAATGACATTCCCTACTACTTCATTAGGCCAAAATTCCAGGATGAGTCAAACTGTTTATGAACAACTATATTTAGAACCTGAGCCACTCTTCTACATACACTGACTAGTTGGGATAAGTGTTAACTAGATGAGTATAGCATTCATCAAAAGTCAGGTTGCAATACATTTACATAGGGCTGATGACACATTCTAAATGGTAGGCCTAATATGGAGGCTGGTCTACCCATAACAGAGCTTTACTACAGTATGATTGGTGCTAACAATTTATATAATTCTACATGTGTTTTTCAGATCTTTGATGAGGTGGAGAAGCGCAGGCAGATCTCAATGGCGATGATCTATCCATTCATGCAGAGCCTGAGGGAGGCGCCGTTCCCTGCTCCCGGAAACACTGTCAAGATCAAGAGCTTCATACCAGAGTCTGGAACAGAGGTATGGAGTATTTATtatgccaaagcagcagctactcttcctggggtccagctaaattaaggcagtttatacaattttaaaaacattacaatacattcacagatttcacaacacactgtgtaccctcaggcccctactccaccactaccacacctacagtactaaatccacgtgtatgtatgttatcgtgtgtgtctgtgccaatgtttgttgcttcacagtccccgctgttccgttagttttttttgtggttttttcaaatgtaattttaatgcttgcatcagttacttgatgtgtaatagttccatgtcgtcatgactctatgtagtactgtgtgcctcccatagtctgttctggacttggggactgtgaagagacctcttgtggcatgtcttgtggggtatgcatgagtgtccgagctgtgtgcgaGTAGAttagacagacagcttggtgctttcaacatgtcaatacctctcataaatagaagtagtgatgaagtctatctctcttccactttcagCCAGGGGAGATTGACATGCAGATGAATAATATTAGCTCTcagtgtacatccaagggccagccgggctgtcctgttctgagccaattgcaattttcctaagtcttttttttgtggcacctgaccacacgactgaaaagtagtcaaggtgtgacaactagggcctgtaggacctgccttgttgatagtgttgttaggaAGGCAGAGcaacgctttattatggacagacttctccccattttagctattacggcatcaatatgttttgaaaCATGACACTTTACAATCTAGGGTTCCTCCAAGCAggttagtcatctcaacttgatcaatttccacattatttattacaagatttagttgaggtttagtgagtgttttgttccaaatacaatgcttttagttttagaaatatttagggctcactccactctgaaactaactgcagcttttTGTTGAGTTTTGCAGTCAATTCGGTAGCTGACATTCATAGTGAGTCAttcgcatacatagacacactggctttactcagtggcatgtcgttagtaaaaattgtaataaagcaaggggcctaaacatctaagctggggaattcctgattctaactggattatatttgaggcTACCATTAGCATATAATTAATGGGAGGGCACTGGGACTTGTGCCTGCATGTACGTTAGCTAGTTTAGCTAAATAAAGTACTAGCCAGTTGGCTTCGAGGAAAGAAGAAAAATCTAATTAAATATCTGAAGTGATCGCGACAtcatttggatactgctttaaagcaaatatctgcagcattagtaaagatgtgatcaatacatgttgattatttaattcctgtgctgtttgtaactacgctggtaggttgactgacaacctgatccaggttgcaggcactggttacagtttgaagctttttcttgagtaagcagcttgatgaaaaccagtcagtatttaggtcacccagaaaatatacctctgaTTTCACACACAttctccagatactgactgttagctcTTGgttgtcttccaaatggacaatgaccccaagcatacttccaaaggtgtagcaaaatggcttaaggacaacaaagttgagGTATTGGCgtggccatcgcaaagccctgacctcaatcctatagaacatttctgtGCACAACTGAagaagcgtgtgtgagcaaggaggcctagaaacctgactccgttacaccagctctgtcaggagaaatgagccaaaattcacgcaacttattgtgggaagcttgtggaaggctacccgacacatttgacccaagttaaacaatttaaaggcaatgctaccaaatactaattgagtgtatgtaaacttctgacccactgggaatgtgatgaaagaaatacaagctgaaataaataattctctctactagtattctgacatttcacattcttaaaatagtggtgattttctgggttgcttgattgtttttaatgcttttacTGGGACTCTTATCAGAGGTAGAATtgctcatgttatttacattggagctgatagtgcagggtgaaCTGCAtgaagtggtcttcctactattgcacaccgcctcagtgctaacaatGTAACTCTAACTCTGGCTTATGCTCATGATTACTGCTTACATTAGCTGTAGGATAAACAGATGTATTTGACGCAATTAGGGATACATCAATTAAATGACTTGCATTGTGTTTGCCAATGCCCCTAAGATCATGCATTATGACAactcattgtcacaatggtagggattaattgagctggtcttggatcatttaccagtcattgtttcaacgcagccttgaaatgcgtggacagagtccaggagccaagatgatttggatggactccgtcattcctgtagagtatcttctgtttccagaaggtgtaAAAGTTATCAATAACAGGGGTATTTAACTCAATTCCTAGAGGATTGTGTGtcttctgttttttgttaattccaTTAAATTCATGGCCAATTAAAACCTAgtgaaccaggtgaggggagttcctaattAATCAATAACCTTCATTGATCAATCGAGTATAGAGAAGGAGCAAAATCCCGCAGCCCTTGAGGACACAGTTTGGAGACACACAAAGCCCTTGGCATCACGATGAGGATCAAGACCTTCATCCTAGAGTCCAACACTGAACGAGAGCGCTCAgatctctatctcgctctctctctctctctctctcgcttttccTGAAGACCTTTTGTCTCTCTGTTCCTGGCCTGTGTGTCTCCAGGTCATCAGTTTGACAAGGCCGTTGGACTCGTGGTTGGAGCATGTGGATTTCCGGACACTGTTCCGCTGTCTCACAGACGAGGAGGTGCTGCGGGTGTTTGCCTCCACCGTTCTTGAACGACGAATCATCTTCATGGCTGACGAACTCAGGTACAGCACCAACCCTAATCCTAATGCCAAAAGGACATCACTGAGCCTGCGTTGTCTGGGACAAGGGCAGGCCTGTTGTCTGCATGTTGAATGGGTGTAAAGTTTGTCCCTGcttcccctcctacagtaccctgtcCCAGGTGTTGCATGCGGTTGCGGCGCTGCTCTATCCGTTCACATGGCAACACACCTTCATCTCCATCGTTCCTTCAGTGCTGATTGATGTCGTCATGGCACCCACTCCCTACCTGCTTGGTGTGCAAAAGAACAAACTGGATGATGTTGTTGACCAGAGCGACGTGAGTGTGTATGGCAGAGCGGAATGGGTTTTGTATACGTACTGTACACGTCTGCTTCAGAAAATACTATTTGATGAAATGTTTTGGGGACAACGACTGATTTTTAAAGAAAGTTAAGGGCAGTTGCTGATTGGCTGTAAACAATGTTTTACTGTCATGTTTGGGATCAGGCATTCCTGTCTCTACACTGTGACTGACTGCAGATGGGAGAATATATATCCAGTGACACTCATTAAGCTACCACTAACACAATTACAGCCTATGGAAACCAGCCAGTGTGCGTATTATCTCTGACCTGAagattttgtgtgtgtatttctgtcttATAAACAGATGCTCATTGTAGATCTGACAGAGGGAGCAGAGAACACCTTCATCACTTGTGTAAGTATTTGCATGCCCCATATTTCCCCTCAAGTTCACAAACAAAAGTACATAAATAAACTAAAACGCTTATCTCACAATCAGATTAGTAAACTAGCGTCACTACTCCCATGATTCTCATTTTGAAAGCCTACTTGATCGTGTGTGGTTCAGACCAGTTCAGTTCAAATGTTCTTCCCTGTCTGGCTGAATGTATGTATACTCAGAAATACCAAAACATTCTCGCTGGTCTGGCAACAACCTCTCAgattcctctgtcctctctttggCACAGATAGGAGACGAGAGCACCATTCTACCAGAGAAACTACAGGAGGAGCTTCTCCAGGCCTTGTGTTGCAGGAAAGACAACTCCAGTGAGTGGACCCATTCTCCATTTTTTTTCTGATGACTGACTATAATTTTTACTCTTGTTTATAGGGCTTAAGAGGATTCTGTAAACACAGTGACTCAGGATTTCATTCGATTTGAGATAAGACTGACTCCATCAGCaacaaatttacatttacatttaagtcatttagcagacgctcttatccagagcgacttacaaattggtgcattcaccttatgacatccagtggaacagccactttacaatacaagtgcatctaaatcttttaggggggtgagaaggattacttatcctatcctaggtattccttaaagaggtcaAACCACATGAGGCAGAATCATAGTTTATAAAACCCAATGATAGAAGTGAGATCCTCTATCATAGTCCATACAAACCCAATGATAGTAGTGAGATCCTCTATCATAGTCCATACAAACCCAATGATAGAAGTGAGATCCTCTATCATAGTCCATACAAACCCAATGATAGAAGTGAGATCCTCTATCATAGTCCATACAAACCCAATGATAGAAGTGAGATCCTCTATCATAGTCCATACAAACCCAATGATAGAAGTGAGATCCTCTGTGCAGAATGAGAGAAATAATGATGAGGTGGATGTGCAAAGAAATGTTCTGGATGGTTGCTGTAATATGAACATAAACCTCATACCACACAGTATGAACCCTGGAATGTCCCAAGTTTATGCtagtctgagtgtgtgtgggagggttGTGATGTTGGAGAAAATACTGTAGAGACATACACCCAAGGTTTGACCAGCGTCACGACCCTGGAAATTCTATTCTGGATACTGTTGACGGTGCCTAAGTGGATTCAGACACAGATGCACTTCTGAAATCCCTCAGTGCTCACACACAAACCCAACCCCCATCCACACACATGCCAATCCACCATGTGTTGTGGTTGCCATACAGCTTAACAAAGTTGTCTTGGAGGCTTTTCAAACTATGATTGTGTCAACAACATATTGGCTATCTCAAAGAAGACGCCACTTAAAAACTGACAATCTTCTGTACACTTTGTGTCCAGCCTCAGAATATATGAGGGGTGTTGTCTGAGGCCTTTCAACCAGTGTTTGTAGACACCTCCTCAGCATCCTGACTGTATCATCTGTATTCTCTGTACTCTGTGTTTTCTATCTAGCCTCGGAGGAGTTGAATAAGGTGGTCTCGGAGGCCTTCCTCTCCTTCTTTGTGAAGACTGTGGGTCACTTCCCCTCCCATGTTAAACGCAGAAGCGGCGGGCAGCCTGGAGTATTCCAGATCAACAGCTTCTGCAAGGCCTCCGAGCCGAAGGCCAGCCGCCAATTTGTCAAACGCTTCATCCAGACACAGATGTTTGACCTCTTCATCCAGGAAGTGGAGAGACAGCCCACACAGGAAGGTCTGGTTGCATCACTTTCTGAAACAATAGGATGGAATAGAATAGACTAAAACTTGAATTTAATTTGGTTTATTTGGATAGGGACaagtacaaacacattgaataaacaATGGTCCAGTGCATGTCTTTCTAAGGTTCTAATAGAAACAAAAGAAAGAAATGCATAATCACTAAATCACATATCACTACATTAACGCAATTATATGCACAAAGTAAATATCATACATACAGTGAGCTCAACGTGTTTTTTTTATTTCCCCTTTTGTTTAACctggt from Oncorhynchus keta strain PuntledgeMale-10-30-2019 chromosome 21, Oket_V2, whole genome shotgun sequence encodes:
- the LOC118399694 gene encoding DENN domain-containing protein 2D-like isoform X1, whose translation is MSNERDAGDHGPMKLFTTMFSSLQEKFHRDRSDRDSTLPRPTAPSLVVTSAQNQSHLFFEYLVVVSLRKKRGEGTYEPQITYQFPKLANMRRSQREEEEKSLKAILLFCFPEGVNWAPLTEYASETFSFVLTEVDGSRRNGYCRRLLPSGKGARPPEAYCIISQVACFGLFSKIFDEVEKRRQISMAMIYPFMQSLREAPFPAPGNTVKIKSFIPESGTEVISLTRPLDSWLEHVDFRTLFRCLTDEEVLRVFASTVLERRIIFMADELSTLSQVLHAVAALLYPFTWQHTFISIVPSVLIDVVMAPTPYLLGVQKNKLDDVVDQSDMLIVDLTEGAENTFITCIGDESTILPEKLQEELLQALCCRKDNSTSEELNKVVSEAFLSFFVKTVGHFPSHVKRRSGGQPGVFQINSFCKASEPKASRQFVKRFIQTQMFDLFIQEVERQPTQEGFFHQKIAEYQQSKKKEKAKRGWVRGLVV
- the LOC118399694 gene encoding DENN domain-containing protein 2D-like isoform X2 — encoded protein: MRRSQREEEEKSLKAILLFCFPEGVNWAPLTEYASETFSFVLTEVDGSRRNGYCRRLLPSGKGARPPEAYCIISQVACFGLFSKIFDEVEKRRQISMAMIYPFMQSLREAPFPAPGNTVKIKSFIPESGTEVISLTRPLDSWLEHVDFRTLFRCLTDEEVLRVFASTVLERRIIFMADELSTLSQVLHAVAALLYPFTWQHTFISIVPSVLIDVVMAPTPYLLGVQKNKLDDVVDQSDMLIVDLTEGAENTFITCIGDESTILPEKLQEELLQALCCRKDNSTSEELNKVVSEAFLSFFVKTVGHFPSHVKRRSGGQPGVFQINSFCKASEPKASRQFVKRFIQTQMFDLFIQEVERQPTQEGFFHQKIAEYQQSKKKEKAKRGWVRGLVV